The DNA region GACTGCGTCGGCCCGAAGCGTTCGGTGAACTGCGACGGCGTAAGGAACTTGCCGAAGAGTGCGCTACCCGGCGTGGTCACGCCGGCAAGGAAGGTCTGCAACGCATCGGGATTGCGCAACTTCAGCGCGACCTCCACATGCAGCGGATGATCGGCTTCCAGTGCCGTGACCGCGGCGCCGTCGATCCGCGGTGAGCCCGTCATGTTCAACGTATAAGCATTGCCGGTCGTCGTCGCGCTGGTCGAACTCGCCGCCAGCACCTGGGTGCTGGCGGGCGGTGACATCGCCGCCTGTGTATGCGTCGAGACCCAGGCGTCTTCCGCATGCGCTGAAAGGGAGGACATCGCCAGGGCGATGGCAACCGTCAATGCGGTCTTCTCAATCTTCATGGATGGTCCTTCGTCTGCCCGTAAGTGGCCTGCCGTGAAGCGACAGGCCTGACACGTCCGGCTTTGCGGCGGCACCTCGGATTCCCTGCCCCGAATCACGAATACGCAGGAAAATACGAATACCCCACCGCTCCACCGGGTCTTTCCCCTGTCCCTGAAGCCATGACGGGTTCAGGCTTTCGCGAAGCTTTCGTGCCGGGTGAAGTCAGAAACTCATGACGGCGTGACGTGACGGACCACGCAGAATAAGGCACGGCGGCGGGGCGCCACGCCTCTGAGCAGGCGTGCAGGACCGATGCGTTACGACCGACCCGTTCGCACGATCTTGCGTCTTTGCCGAAAACGGGACGACCGCATGCGCCCTCACGTGGACCGACGCGCACGCACCTGATCGAGCAGCGCGGCAACGACAGCGCGCCCTTGCGCGAGATCCATGAACTGCAGGGGCGCACGATGTTCGAGTTCAGCGTGAGGGGTTCGCAGCCATCTTCCCAGCCAGGCCGCAGCGTCGAGGTTCACGTCGGGACCGCCTTCGACGGCCGCCCCGAGACCGAGCAGCGTTTCGCCCAGGAAGACCGCGAGTGCCATGACGCCTTCGGATTCGCGGGGCGACAGTCGATCTTCGTCCACCACCTTCTGGCGAACGCGTACACGATGCAGGCCCAGGTAAAGCATGAGGTTGTCTTCGGACAGGCGCAGATCATAGGCGAGGTCCATGACCAGCTCAGGCGGCAATCCGCGGCGAATCATCTCGACGCGCTCCAGCGGGGTCGCGCGTGCCATGTCGGCGTAGACCGGTGAAACGCCTTTGCGGCGCGGGGAAACTACCATGTCGTCACTCTCCGGATAACCAGTGGCCCGCTAACGTGCCACAGCGCA from Luteibacter mycovicinus includes:
- a CDS encoding antitoxin Xre/MbcA/ParS toxin-binding domain-containing protein, which encodes MVVSPRRKGVSPVYADMARATPLERVEMIRRGLPPELVMDLAYDLRLSEDNLMLYLGLHRVRVRQKVVDEDRLSPRESEGVMALAVFLGETLLGLGAAVEGGPDVNLDAAAWLGRWLRTPHAELEHRAPLQFMDLAQGRAVVAALLDQVRARRST